The Saprospiraceae bacterium genome includes a window with the following:
- a CDS encoding F0F1 ATP synthase subunit beta: MANIGHIKQIIGPVVDVSFAGKDSRLPEILNALSIIRPNGEELILEVQQHLGEDSVRAISMDSTDGLTRGMDVRDMGEPIAMPVGDQIKGRVFNVVGEPIDGLGRLDRTNTYSIHNKPPKFDQLSTETEVLFTGIKVIDLIEPYSKGGKIGLFGGAGVGKTVLIQELINNIAKGYDGISVFAGVGERTREGNDLLREMLESGIINYGPDFMHSMEEGGWDLSKVKKENLLESKATFVFGQMNEPPGARARVALSGLTLAEYYRDGDLSDPNGGKDILFFIDNIFRFTQAGSEVSALLGRMPSAVGYQPTLATEMGMMQERITSTKRGSITSVQAVYVPADDLTDPAPATTFAHLDATTVLSRKIASLGIYPAVDPLDSTSRILDPAIIGEEHYNTAQRVKMILQRYNELQDIIAILGMEELSEEDKMVVYRARKVQRFLSQPFHVAEQFTGIPGVLVPIEETIRGFNLIIDGALDQYPEAAFNLKGTIDDVITAGEKMLAEAAANA; this comes from the coding sequence ATGGCTAATATAGGGCACATCAAGCAAATTATCGGACCGGTTGTGGATGTAAGTTTTGCAGGTAAAGACTCCAGACTTCCGGAAATTCTAAATGCATTATCTATTATCCGTCCAAACGGAGAAGAACTTATTCTTGAAGTACAACAGCACCTGGGTGAAGATAGTGTAAGAGCTATCTCTATGGACTCTACGGATGGATTGACGAGAGGAATGGATGTAAGAGATATGGGAGAGCCAATTGCTATGCCCGTTGGAGACCAGATTAAAGGAAGAGTATTCAATGTGGTAGGAGAACCTATCGATGGTCTCGGAAGACTTGACAGGACAAATACTTATTCCATTCACAACAAGCCACCAAAGTTTGATCAGTTATCTACTGAGACAGAAGTACTGTTTACCGGTATAAAAGTTATCGACCTGATTGAGCCTTATTCAAAAGGGGGAAAAATCGGCTTGTTCGGTGGAGCAGGAGTAGGAAAAACAGTTTTGATTCAGGAACTAATCAACAATATTGCAAAAGGGTATGACGGTATATCTGTATTTGCAGGTGTCGGAGAGCGTACCCGTGAAGGGAATGACCTTTTGAGAGAAATGCTTGAATCAGGAATCATTAACTATGGTCCGGATTTTATGCACTCGATGGAAGAAGGTGGCTGGGACCTTTCTAAAGTTAAAAAAGAAAATCTTCTGGAGTCAAAAGCAACTTTCGTATTCGGTCAGATGAACGAACCACCGGGAGCGAGAGCAAGAGTGGCGTTGTCAGGACTTACATTAGCTGAGTACTATCGTGATGGTGATTTGTCAGATCCGAATGGCGGAAAGGATATCCTGTTCTTTATTGATAATATATTCAGGTTTACACAGGCAGGTTCGGAAGTATCGGCCCTATTGGGAAGGATGCCTTCAGCGGTTGGATACCAACCGACATTGGCAACGGAGATGGGTATGATGCAGGAAAGAATTACATCTACCAAGAGAGGTTCAATTACTTCTGTACAGGCAGTTTATGTTCCTGCGGATGACCTTACTGACCCGGCACCGGCGACTACTTTTGCCCACCTGGATGCTACAACGGTATTGAGCAGAAAAATTGCTTCATTGGGTATTTATCCTGCTGTGGATCCTTTGGATTCTACGTCAAGAATTCTCGATCCTGCAATTATCGGAGAAGAGCATTATAATACTGCACAGAGAGTGAAAATGATCCTTCAGAGATACAATGAACTTCAGGATATCATTGCGATTCTGGGTATGGAAGAACTTTCTGAAGAAGATAAAATGGTGGTTTACCGTGCACGAAAAGTACAAAGATTTTTATCCCAGCCTTTCCATGTAGCAGAACAGTTTACAGGTATTCCGGGCGTTTTGGTTCCTATCGAAGAAACCATCCGAGGTTTCAATTTGATTATTGACGGAGCTTTAGATCAATATCCTGAAGCGGCTTTCAACCTGAAAGGAACAATAGACGATGTAATAACAGCGGGTGAAAAAATGCTTGCAGAAGCTGCGGCAAATGCTTAA
- the atpC gene encoding ATP synthase F1 subunit epsilon, which translates to MMQLIVLTPEKEIYNDKVNSVKVPGTAGQFEILKSHAPIVASLGEGEVRIIDEKGNKKIFTITKGFVEVLKGDVSLLVQGVTE; encoded by the coding sequence ATCATGCAATTAATAGTTCTGACTCCTGAAAAGGAAATATATAATGATAAGGTTAATTCCGTGAAAGTTCCCGGCACAGCAGGGCAATTTGAGATACTCAAAAGCCATGCACCGATTGTAGCTTCATTGGGTGAAGGTGAGGTCAGAATAATAGATGAGAAAGGGAATAAGAAAATTTTTACAATCACGAAAGGATTTGTAGAAGTACTGAAGGGAGATGTATCACTTTTAGTTCAGGGAGTGACGGAATAG
- the hcp gene encoding type VI secretion system tube protein Hcp — translation MKNKIYVLMMFLSIFITSEIIAQSESIRITQEGLQYNDGTEQVSASLSNHPGSSYNWFVYIEYSNDIEGDVTSPAYEGHSFALRVHHELYRELNTNGSPQSDQHHRALVLKKDIDKASTNLYNAFNNNAVIDQIKIKFVRTIQDGTSPEKFRITLNNVKISEIKNDLSFDQETGFFKGVESLRLVYQSMAVQHFTPNNTVTLNYQY, via the coding sequence ATGAAAAATAAAATATATGTTTTGATGATGTTTTTAAGCATATTTATTACATCAGAAATCATTGCTCAATCAGAATCTATAAGAATCACTCAGGAAGGTTTGCAATATAATGACGGTACTGAACAGGTTTCTGCTTCTCTCTCCAATCATCCGGGCAGTAGTTATAATTGGTTTGTCTATATCGAATATTCCAACGATATAGAAGGGGATGTTACATCTCCGGCTTATGAAGGACACTCTTTTGCGCTACGGGTACACCATGAATTGTATCGTGAATTAAATACAAACGGATCACCACAAAGTGATCAACATCATCGTGCATTAGTCCTAAAAAAAGATATAGATAAAGCAAGTACCAATCTTTACAATGCTTTCAATAATAATGCTGTGATAGATCAGATTAAAATAAAGTTTGTCAGAACCATTCAGGATGGTACATCGCCTGAAAAATTCAGGATTACCTTAAACAATGTTAAAATTTCAGAAATTAAAAATGATTTATCTTTTGACCAGGAAACAGGATTTTTTAAAGGAGTTGAATCACTTCGCCTTGTATATCAAAGTATGGCTGTACAACATTTTACACCAAACAACACCGTGACCCTCAATTATCAATACTAA
- a CDS encoding response regulator transcription factor, which produces MPLKILIVEDEPIISEDLTFILEKEGYQIIGQAYDGSTALDMIHNRQPDIILLDIALDHQMSGLDIANHINNKYGLPFIFITSFSDKLTLDLAKNLLPQGYIVKPFKKKDILATLEIVAHRVKIQKQKSQYYSLDELNQGLDDHITPKEYEILLDVASGMGNEKIGEKHFITLNTVKTHLKRIFAKLDIVNRSQVASKVYRK; this is translated from the coding sequence ATGCCACTAAAAATTCTCATCGTTGAAGACGAACCAATAATATCCGAAGATCTTACATTTATTTTAGAGAAAGAAGGATACCAGATTATTGGACAGGCTTATGATGGCAGCACAGCATTAGATATGATTCACAATCGACAGCCAGACATTATTCTGTTGGATATAGCCCTGGATCATCAAATGTCAGGACTTGATATAGCTAATCATATCAATAATAAATATGGATTGCCCTTTATATTTATCACTTCTTTTTCGGATAAACTCACCTTAGACCTTGCCAAAAACCTACTTCCTCAAGGCTACATAGTCAAACCATTCAAAAAGAAAGATATTCTAGCTACGCTGGAAATTGTGGCGCACAGGGTCAAAATACAAAAACAAAAATCTCAATACTATTCGCTCGACGAACTTAATCAAGGGTTGGATGATCACATCACACCCAAAGAATATGAAATTTTATTAGATGTAGCATCAGGAATGGGCAATGAAAAAATTGGCGAAAAACACTTCATTACTCTCAATACTGTAAAAACACACCTGAAACGTATCTTTGCTAAATTGGATATTGTTAATCGGTCCCAGGTGGCATCTAAAGTTTATAGGAAGTAG
- a CDS encoding nuclear transport factor 2 family protein: MIQKPVFLFLFAGLIFYSCKSSKPNLLNIHNSYSPVSKEIFDVIVSMDKKFFNAYNTCKISTVDSLLSNDIEFYHDLGGLSTSKIQILDGLKNNICGKVTRVLKEGSIEVYPIKDYGAVQMGQHGFYNRAENNTIKFSKFVHIWRFESNNWQLTRVVSLH; encoded by the coding sequence ATGATTCAGAAACCGGTATTTCTATTTCTATTTGCAGGACTTATATTTTATTCTTGTAAATCATCGAAGCCAAATCTATTAAATATTCACAATAGCTACTCACCTGTTTCAAAAGAGATATTTGATGTTATCGTATCAATGGACAAAAAGTTTTTTAATGCCTACAACACATGCAAAATATCTACGGTGGATAGTTTACTTTCAAATGATATAGAGTTTTACCATGATCTGGGCGGTCTCAGTACTTCCAAAATTCAAATCTTGGATGGCCTTAAAAATAATATTTGTGGCAAAGTTACGAGAGTACTTAAGGAAGGTAGCATTGAAGTGTATCCAATCAAAGATTACGGTGCTGTACAAATGGGCCAACACGGATTTTATAATAGGGCCGAAAATAATACCATCAAATTTTCAAAATTTGTCCATATCTGGCGTTTTGAAAGCAATAATTGGCAATTGACAAGGGTTGTAAGTTTGCATTAA
- a CDS encoding Uma2 family endonuclease, giving the protein MGHPEKKSVSEYEYLEMEISSLEKHEYYQGEIFAMAGATVEHNRIATNITGEIYAKLKGKNCNVFNSDLRIHVESNSLYTYPDISVVCGEIEKLPDTFDTVTNPTLIIEVLSASTKDYDRGTKFMLYRDILSLKEYTVIDSTGNIHIEKWYKGEDGLWILNEFKSMEDVVKLESLHIDLNMEDVYRGVY; this is encoded by the coding sequence ATGGGACATCCTGAAAAAAAATCAGTATCCGAATATGAATATTTGGAAATGGAAATATCTTCCCTGGAAAAGCATGAGTATTATCAGGGAGAAATCTTTGCTATGGCTGGTGCAACAGTGGAACATAACAGGATTGCCACTAATATTACAGGTGAGATATATGCAAAACTAAAAGGAAAAAATTGTAATGTCTTCAACAGTGACCTCAGAATCCACGTAGAATCCAATTCGCTTTATACTTATCCGGACATCAGCGTAGTTTGCGGTGAAATAGAAAAATTACCGGATACATTTGATACCGTCACCAATCCGACACTCATCATTGAAGTGTTGTCTGCAAGCACAAAGGACTATGATCGGGGAACTAAATTTATGCTGTATCGGGACATCCTCAGTTTAAAGGAATATACAGTCATAGACTCCACAGGAAATATACACATAGAAAAATGGTATAAGGGAGAAGACGGACTTTGGATATTAAATGAATTCAAATCAATGGAGGATGTTGTGAAGCTCGAATCGTTACATATTGATCTGAATATGGAGGATGTTTATCGAGGGGTGTATTGA
- a CDS encoding polysaccharide biosynthesis C-terminal domain-containing protein, producing MINLTSSACEKSNFITVNFKITDPSEIFIQIHSQILVLYLPFKEFFRKHMRREFVLNIVLLIFINLLIKPIYIFGIEARIQNLVGTESYGLYFDYFNFVFLFQFINDPGIQSWNAQFVPKVKDQIGFHFPRLLLMKLYLGVFYLVVVSIMAAIFGYERYDLILLLSVNMALSALFMYFRGTIAGLGYYRIDSLLSALDKLLMIFILGYLAWISSYQLNFSIDALVYGQGAAFFISCLVAYLILIKKVKNPQWGLEWAYIKEKFIAFLPYTLVIFLVAGYSRLDGVMLGRMLDDNNYQSGLYATAFRFYDAAGMVGYLFAALLLPMYASSLNNRIMLSELLFTGLRFVVVCALIISLSLSYYSMEFMNLLYDDATQEFGDVLIVMNIGFVMVAIAYIFGTLLVSADKVRNLNYLYGAGLLLNFLLNLILIPKYFSYGAAITTVFTQVLILGGQVYYAQKLFQFTWKRDLIVQLSIYILSCFMVFSGLKYYFEYPWYVILSVSIFISLLLAFILKIIDLSEGLKLIRLKKI from the coding sequence GTGATAAACTTAACTTCATCCGCTTGTGAGAAAAGTAACTTTATCACAGTAAATTTCAAAATTACGGATCCATCAGAAATTTTCATTCAGATACATTCTCAAATATTGGTCTTATATTTACCGTTTAAAGAATTTTTCCGGAAACACATGAGAAGGGAATTTGTACTGAATATTGTATTGTTGATATTTATCAATCTGCTGATCAAGCCGATATATATTTTTGGCATCGAAGCCCGGATTCAAAATCTGGTCGGTACAGAATCTTACGGTTTATATTTTGACTACTTTAATTTTGTTTTTCTGTTTCAGTTTATCAACGATCCGGGCATCCAAAGCTGGAATGCTCAGTTTGTACCGAAAGTAAAAGATCAGATTGGATTTCATTTTCCACGATTGTTACTGATGAAGTTGTATCTGGGTGTTTTTTATTTGGTCGTAGTCAGTATTATGGCGGCTATTTTTGGCTACGAGAGATATGATCTGATACTTCTGTTGAGTGTCAATATGGCATTGAGTGCCTTGTTTATGTACTTTCGGGGAACGATAGCAGGCTTAGGTTACTACAGAATTGACAGCTTACTATCCGCATTGGATAAACTTTTAATGATCTTCATATTAGGCTATTTAGCTTGGATTTCTTCGTATCAATTAAATTTCAGTATAGATGCATTGGTATATGGGCAGGGTGCAGCATTTTTTATCTCATGTCTCGTGGCTTATCTGATTCTGATAAAAAAAGTTAAAAATCCACAGTGGGGACTTGAATGGGCTTATATTAAAGAAAAATTTATCGCTTTTTTGCCCTATACGCTGGTAATTTTTTTAGTAGCGGGTTACAGCAGACTTGATGGTGTCATGTTGGGAAGAATGCTCGATGACAATAATTATCAGTCGGGATTGTATGCTACTGCATTCCGTTTTTATGATGCAGCGGGCATGGTAGGATATTTGTTTGCAGCGTTATTGTTGCCTATGTATGCGTCATCACTTAACAACAGGATTATGCTCAGCGAACTGTTATTTACAGGTTTACGGTTTGTGGTAGTCTGTGCGTTGATTATTTCACTTAGCCTTAGTTATTATAGTATGGAATTTATGAATTTACTTTATGATGATGCTACCCAGGAATTTGGAGATGTACTGATAGTAATGAACATTGGTTTTGTAATGGTAGCAATTGCATACATTTTCGGAACATTGTTGGTTTCAGCCGATAAAGTCAGGAACCTCAATTATCTGTATGGTGCAGGTCTGTTGCTGAATTTTTTATTAAATCTGATATTGATTCCAAAATATTTTTCATACGGGGCTGCTATCACAACTGTCTTTACACAGGTTTTGATTTTAGGTGGTCAGGTTTATTATGCGCAGAAGCTCTTTCAATTCACGTGGAAACGTGACCTTATTGTTCAATTATCAATCTATATTTTATCCTGTTTTATGGTATTTTCAGGTTTGAAATACTATTTTGAATATCCGTGGTATGTGATTCTTTCGGTAAGTATATTTATTTCATTACTTTTGGCGTTTATTTTAAAAATCATTGATTTATCAGAAGGTTTAAAACTAATCAGGTTGAAAAAAATCTGA
- a CDS encoding O-antigen ligase family protein, giving the protein MIDYAKNIVINNRYLLLFSAFALLLALGAARYTTDGNPDVFGLAGFLLLVGYIYPDYRRLFYLIFAVLPFSIEYYFEGTGFGLDVPSEPLMILLCGIGILVFIKKGFAFNKFDVKNPVFIILLLHLFWIFLTSINSQHVIISFKYFVAKIWYYIPFFYLPLLFVKDNADIEKAYQILYKVLFVSICIVLVRHAFEGFSFYSSYHVVRPFYRNHVTYAAISVICLPFVWMFYKYAVVKKDRVNMLLVLLVFIVGIYFSYTRAAILSIFIAVGTYYIIRYRLMKLSLIAATIITVVGAFFLSWNNKYLDFAPDFERTITHYEFDNLIEATYKLEDISSMERVYRWIAGVEMIKDKPLLGFGPATFYSEYKAYSVSRFQTYVSDNPEHSGIHNYFLMIFVEQGVIGLLIFIALIYMLFLAGETLYHQLKKERDRVMVMASILSIVIIIAMSLINDLIETDKVGPFFFFNCAILVYFQRKISYEQEKQPFKNH; this is encoded by the coding sequence ATGATCGATTATGCCAAAAATATTGTTATAAATAACAGATACCTGTTACTATTTTCTGCATTTGCTCTTTTATTAGCCCTTGGAGCTGCACGATACACCACTGACGGCAATCCGGATGTATTTGGTTTAGCTGGCTTTTTGTTGCTTGTCGGATATATCTACCCAGACTACAGAAGATTATTTTATCTCATTTTTGCAGTTCTTCCTTTCTCTATCGAATACTATTTTGAGGGAACCGGCTTTGGTCTGGACGTACCTTCTGAACCTCTGATGATATTGCTTTGCGGTATCGGAATATTGGTTTTTATTAAAAAGGGATTTGCATTCAACAAATTTGATGTCAAAAATCCGGTTTTTATTATACTGTTACTGCATCTGTTCTGGATTTTTTTGACTAGTATTAACTCTCAGCACGTCATAATTTCCTTTAAGTATTTTGTCGCAAAAATCTGGTACTATATCCCGTTCTTCTATCTGCCTCTTCTTTTTGTGAAAGACAATGCGGATATTGAAAAGGCTTATCAGATTTTGTACAAGGTACTTTTTGTTTCAATTTGTATAGTATTGGTCAGACATGCATTTGAGGGATTTAGTTTTTATTCCAGCTATCATGTTGTCAGACCCTTTTATCGTAATCACGTCACGTATGCTGCTATTTCTGTCATTTGTCTTCCTTTTGTCTGGATGTTTTATAAGTATGCTGTGGTAAAAAAAGACAGAGTAAATATGCTCCTGGTCCTTTTGGTTTTTATAGTGGGAATATATTTTTCATATACCAGAGCTGCTATTCTTTCCATTTTTATAGCAGTAGGTACATATTACATCATTCGTTACAGGCTGATGAAACTGTCTTTGATAGCTGCCACAATTATCACGGTTGTAGGAGCATTTTTCTTGTCCTGGAATAACAAATATCTTGATTTTGCACCGGACTTTGAACGTACTATTACCCACTATGAATTTGATAATTTAATAGAAGCCACCTATAAACTGGAGGATATATCTTCTATGGAACGGGTTTACAGATGGATCGCCGGGGTTGAAATGATCAAAGATAAGCCTTTGTTGGGGTTTGGTCCGGCTACTTTTTACTCTGAATATAAAGCCTATTCTGTGAGTAGGTTTCAGACTTACGTCAGCGATAATCCGGAGCATTCCGGGATTCATAATTACTTTCTGATGATCTTTGTAGAACAAGGCGTCATCGGATTATTGATATTTATAGCATTGATTTACATGCTTTTTTTAGCAGGCGAGACATTATACCACCAGCTGAAAAAAGAAAGAGATCGTGTTATGGTTATGGCTTCCATATTGTCTATTGTTATCATCATTGCCATGTCACTCATCAACGATTTGATAGAAACCGATAAAGTTGGGCCCTTTTTCTTTTTTAACTGCGCTATATTGGTATATTTTCAACGAAAGATTTCCTACGAGCAGGAAAAACAACCTTTCAAAAACCATTAA